The DNA sequence ACCCTGCGCCCTTCGGGGCTCAGGGTCCCACTCCACAGCCGTATTCTCGGGTAACCCGTAGGTCGGATTGGCGAAGCGTAATCCGACGACCCACCTGCGCCAGTGATCGACAAATTGTTGGTCGAATGATACAAAATGGGCGCATGCCCAAGATCACCGTCGACCTTGATAAGCGTCTGATCCAGGAGGCGCGCCGCGTGCTCGGAACATCTTCCGTCGAAGAGACCATCGACGCCGCGTTACGCGAAGTCCTGTCCAGCAACGCCCGACGGCAAGAAGTCAGGGTGCTTGCAGAAATGGGCGGACTGGACCTCACCAACAAAGAGGTCATGGCGAAAGCCTGGCGTTCGTGAGTTGATCCACCAAGGTCTAGGCCCGCGGACTTGATTTCATCCCTCACCTTTGGTAACGTACAAGTTACCAATGGTAAATGACCCAGATCAAAGAATACATCGATACAGACGGGCGCAGCCGTTACGCCGAATGGTTTCAAAGCCTTGACGCGCGCGCTGCCGCGAAAGCCGCCACCGCGTTGGTGCGGATGGAGCAGGGGAACTTCTCGAGTGTCAAAGGCGTCGGGAGCGGAATCTTCGAATACCGTATGGACTTCGGTCCGGGCTATCGGATCTACTTCGGGAAAGACGGAACAGAATGGGTCATCCTGCTTGGCGGCGGAACGAAACGCCGGCAACCGAGGGATATCGAAACCGCCCGAAAGCTATGGCGAGAGTACAAGAAGCGTAAAACACGGGAGGACTAGATGGTCCTGACACGAGATTTCAAGGAAACCATCCGGGACCGCGTTGAACGGGACCCTGCGTTTCGGGAGGCACTCCTCACCGAGGGAATCGAATGCCTTCTCGCTGGCGAGGTAGACACTGGTAAGGCCGTCCTGCGCGACTACATCAACGCAACCATCGGCTTTCAGGAACTCGGCGGACTTACCGACAAATCTCCCAAGAGCCTACTGCGCATGTTCGGCCCTGGAGGCAACCCGCAAGCCCGTAACATGTTCGAGATCATCGGCCAGCTCCAGAAACATGAAGGGGTACAGCTAACGGTACAAGCAACCAGATAGATGCCCGAGTCGAGCTCGCTGCCTACTTCGTTGCCGTCACTCAACACGCAGATCGATGGCGCGCGAGTCAGTCAGATCAGATTAGCTAGAATCTCCTCGTCGGCGGCAGTGAGGTCCACCGGCTTGCGGAACGGTTGCGGCCAGTCGATGCCGGTAGGCCAGTAGACCTCCACGGTGTTGCCGTCGGGGTCGGAGAAATAGATGCCGATGGCGTTGCCGTGGCTGTTGACGTGCTGGATGGCGATGCCGCGTTCCACGAAGTCGCGGTGGAAGGCCTTCAACTCGGCGAGGCTCTCGCACCGGAAGGATATCTGCGAGACCACCTGCCCGTCTTCCCGGCCGGGGCGCAACTGCAGCTCGTGGTGCTCCTGGTGGCGCTCCTGGGCGGTCATGAACACGGTGCCGGTTTCGCTCTCGTCGCTGACGGTCAGGCCCAGCACGTCGCGGTAGAAGGCCTTGGAGCGCTCGATGTCGTGGACCAGCAGGCCCACGTGGCCCAATGATGAGACCTTCGGCATGATGGGTTTCCTCCTGTCGGCTTCCCTCCGGGCTGCTTCCGTCAGCCGTTGTAGAACCGCTCGGCGTTGGCGTAGAGCACCTTGTGCTTCTGCGTGTCCGAGAGGTCCTCGCGGGCGCTCAGCTCGTCGATGTCGCCGTAGAACTCGCCCTTGTGGCGCTCGTGAGGGTAATCGGAGGCGAAGAGGATGCGGTCCTCTCCCACGAGCTGCAGTACGGTGGGCAGGGTCCTCTCCTCCACCTCGCAACTGAAGTAGACGTTGCCGTCGCGCACGTAGTCACTGGGGCGCTTGGTCAGCACCGGGCACCAGCGCCTTCGCCGCTCGTAGTTCTCGTCCATGCGGTCCATCATGTAGGGCACCCAGCCGGCGCCCGCTTCCAGGAAGGCGAAGCGCAGGTCGGGAAAACGCTCAAACACGCCCTCGGTCATCATGTCGGTGAACTGGATGAGCTGGGACAACGGGTGTTCCAGCGTGTGGGTCTTGAAGAGGTTGTCGGAGTTGTCGATGCCGATGCGCTGGCTCACGGCGCCGTGGATGGCCAGGCAGCAGCCGAGCCGCTGGGCTTCCTCGTAGAGGGGGTCGAAGTCGCGGTGGCCGTAATGCTTGCCGGCGGCCGTGACCGACGGCAGCATGGCGCCGGGCATGCCCAGCTCGGTCACCGCGGCGCGAAGCTCGGTCACGGCTTCCGGTATGTTCTGGGCCGGGATCAGCGCCACCGCGCGCAGGCGCTCGCTGGCCTGCATGAACTTCGCGTGCACCCAGCGGTTGTAGGCCCGTGCGATGGCCGCGGCATAGTCCCGGTCCTGGATCATGCCGCTGGCGAGGCCCACCGACGGATACAGATAGGAGGTCTCGATGCCGCAGCGGTCGAGAAACTCCACCCAGCGCTCGGCGTTCGGATCGTCCTCCTCGGTCAGACGCGAGAAGCCGCGGACGAAGCCGTCCACGCTCGGAAACAGCGAGTAGACGGTCCAGGGCAGTTGGTTGTAGGGCGGCTCGAAGAACTCCTTGATCTCCGCGGGATGCTCCATCACGTGGCCGTCCGCATCGACGGCGCGGTAGTTGCTCATCTTCCCTCGTCTCCTTCCCGTGAACGCTGCCGCCGCTTGGGGCTTCCGCCCATCCTATTACCCCGGCCGAACCTTGACAAGGTCCGGCTCATGTGGCCATGTAGGGGCGGGTTTCCGACCCGCCCTCATCGGACAGACTCCTGGTTCCCGCGGCCACCAAAGGAGGTTTCTTTCATGGCACCGCAGTACGCATCCAAGCTCATCTACGGCAACGAGGTATCGGACTGGCAGGAGCGTCTCAACACCGACCGCATGCGCCGGGAGCGGGCCGAGCGGGCCAAGCGGATCATGCGCGAGCACGGCATACCGGCGCTGCTGGAAGCCAACTCCGCGAACATCCGCTACCTCACCGGCCTCAAGGGGTTCAACTATCCCATGTGCCGCTACACGTTGTTCTTCGCCGACCACGACCCGGTGATGTACGAGCACAGCGGCCACTTCCACCAGATGCCGGACCAGGCGCCCTGGATCACCGAGTGGCGGCCGGCGCGTGCATGGCTGACCGCGGCCTGCGGCATCGAGGCGGCCAAGGACGAGGCCCGGCAGTTCGCCGCCGACATCCACGACGAGCTCAAGAGCCGCGGGCTCCTGAACGAGAAGATCGGCTTCAGCGCCTTCGACGGCATCGCCCGGGAGGCCCTCACCAACGCCGGCGTCAAGAACCTGGTGGACTTCAGCCTGGTGATGAAGGAGATCCGCAAGATCAAGACCGCCGACGAGATCGATTGCCTCAAGACCGCCGCCGCCATCGTGGAGGGCGTCTGGTACAGCATCTGGGAGAACGCCAAGCCGGGCGTCCGCGACACCCAGCTCTCGGGCGTCGCCACCAAGGCAGGCTACGACATGGGCGCGGAGTCGGCGCCGCCGGGAGGCTGGCGCTCCGGGCCCAGCACCTTCGACCGCGGCTTCCATCAGTCCAGCCGGCTGTTGCAAACGGGCGACCTCTTATACGGCTCGCTCTGCGGCCTCACCTACCAGGGCTACGCCACCTGCACCTACCGGACCTTCATCGTGGGCAGGAAGCCCAACGCCAAGGAACTGGACTGGTACAAGCGCGTCAAGGACAGCATCGACGGCGTCATCGACGCCATCAAGCCCGGCGCCACCACCGCCGATGCCGCCAAGCACTTCCCGCCGGCGTCGAGCTGGGGCTACGACGAGGAGTGCGAGGTGCTGGCCAGCGAGATCGGCCACGGTATCGGTCTCACCCAGGGAAGCACCAACTACGACATCCCGATCATCAACCGCCAGTGGTCGCTGAACTACCCGCAGGTGTTCGAGGAGGGCATGACCATCGCCATCGAGAGCCGAGAGGGCGAGACCCGCGTGGGCGGCGTGCGGCTGGAGAACATGGTGGTGGTGACCAAGGACGGCGCCGAGATCATGGACCACTTCCCGCGGGAGGAGATTCTGGTGGCGCCGCGCTAGATCGGAAACGCAAAGGAGGAGAGAACGATGGGTGATTCACTCCGCTATTACGTGGCGTTCAACGGCGGGCTCACCGTCTACGAGGACCACGGCGGTGGACTCGAGACGTGCGCCGAACATTTTCCCGGGCAGACCGTGGACGGCCTGGGGGCCTGCAGGACCCGGCCCGAGCGCGTTTTCGCCGCCGTGCCCTTCGACGGCGCTTACCGCACCGACGACGCGGGCAGGAGTTGGAAGAAGGTCCTCGACGGCGACACCCGCTGCTTCGCGGTGGACCCCCACGACGACCGCGTTGTCTATGCCGGCCTCGGTCCAGTGCAGCTCATGCGCAGCGAGGACGGCGGCGACACCTGGGAAAACCTGGAAAGCCTGCAGCAGATGCCCGAGGAGGTCCGGAACCAATGGTGCGTTCCGGGGCCGTACGTCGGCATTCAGTTCCCCCACGTCTGCAACATTTTGATCCATCCGGACGACCCGGACCTGCTCCTGTTGACGCTGGAACATGGCGGCGTCGTGCGCAGCGAGGACCGGGGCAAGACCTGGGAGGACGCCAGCAGCGGCATCGACTACCTCGACATGCACCACATCTACAACTACCCGGGAAGCAAGGACCGCTATTACGTGTCGTGCGCCCGGGGCTTCTTCCGCAGCGACGACCGCGGGCGGCAGTGGCGCCGGGTCGAGGACGGCATGCCGTGGGGCTACACCGAGAAGTACAGCTACACCCACGACTGGTTCTTCCTGCCGGGCGACACGCCGCGGATGATGGTGTGCGGCGGGCGCGGCTCCCCCGGGGTCTGGCGCGGCGAGAGCACCCATCCCCACGGGGTGATCATGCTGAGCGATGACGAAGGCGCGTCCTGGCGCACCGCCACCAACGGTCTGGCCGAGATGATGCCGTATATGCCGTGGACGCTGCAGCGCCACCCTGAAGATGCCAACACGGTGTTCGCCGCCATGGGAGACGGCTCGCGCGGCTTCGGCTTCGACCCCAAGGACCGGGGCCTTGGCGCCCTCTACGTCACCCGCGACCGCGGCGACTCCTGGGAACCGGTGCTGGCGGAGATTCCGTCCGTGCTCACCGCCTGCGTGACGGCGCAGTAGTTCACAAACTGCGTCGGACCGGGACGGACCGCTGGACGCCGTCCGTTCCCGGTCCGACCGACACCCGCTGAAACCGCCTACCCCGGACGTCCACGTCAACCCGGACTTACTCACATGAAGAAGCTTCAACTCAGCCTCGTCTCCGCCAGATACGAACGCATCGCCCCTCTCCTCGACGGCACCATCCCCGTGGAAGGTGTCGACTTGGTCTGGACCCACTCGAATCCGTCCGAGACCTTCTGGCGGCAGCTCAGGTTCGGCGAGTTCGAGGTCGCCGAGATGTCCATGTCCTCCCTGCTCATCGCCAAGTCGCGGGGGCACGACATGGTGGCCATCCCCGTGTTCCCGTCGCGCCGCTTCATGCACCTGGCGCTTT is a window from the Deltaproteobacteria bacterium genome containing:
- a CDS encoding type II toxin-antitoxin system VapB family antitoxin; this translates as MPKITVDLDKRLIQEARRVLGTSSVEETIDAALREVLSSNARRQEVRVLAEMGGLDLTNKEVMAKAWRS
- a CDS encoding type II toxin-antitoxin system RelE/ParE family toxin — protein: MTQIKEYIDTDGRSRYAEWFQSLDARAAAKAATALVRMEQGNFSSVKGVGSGIFEYRMDFGPGYRIYFGKDGTEWVILLGGGTKRRQPRDIETARKLWREYKKRKTRED
- a CDS encoding transcriptional regulator; this translates as MVLTRDFKETIRDRVERDPAFREALLTEGIECLLAGEVDTGKAVLRDYINATIGFQELGGLTDKSPKSLLRMFGPGGNPQARNMFEIIGQLQKHEGVQLTVQATR
- a CDS encoding VOC family protein yields the protein MPKVSSLGHVGLLVHDIERSKAFYRDVLGLTVSDESETGTVFMTAQERHQEHHELQLRPGREDGQVVSQISFRCESLAELKAFHRDFVERGIAIQHVNSHGNAIGIYFSDPDGNTVEVYWPTGIDWPQPFRKPVDLTAADEEILANLI
- a CDS encoding amidohydrolase family protein, producing MSNYRAVDADGHVMEHPAEIKEFFEPPYNQLPWTVYSLFPSVDGFVRGFSRLTEEDDPNAERWVEFLDRCGIETSYLYPSVGLASGMIQDRDYAAAIARAYNRWVHAKFMQASERLRAVALIPAQNIPEAVTELRAAVTELGMPGAMLPSVTAAGKHYGHRDFDPLYEEAQRLGCCLAIHGAVSQRIGIDNSDNLFKTHTLEHPLSQLIQFTDMMTEGVFERFPDLRFAFLEAGAGWVPYMMDRMDENYERRRRWCPVLTKRPSDYVRDGNVYFSCEVEERTLPTVLQLVGEDRILFASDYPHERHKGEFYGDIDELSAREDLSDTQKHKVLYANAERFYNG
- a CDS encoding M24 family metallopeptidase, with the translated sequence MAPQYASKLIYGNEVSDWQERLNTDRMRRERAERAKRIMREHGIPALLEANSANIRYLTGLKGFNYPMCRYTLFFADHDPVMYEHSGHFHQMPDQAPWITEWRPARAWLTAACGIEAAKDEARQFAADIHDELKSRGLLNEKIGFSAFDGIAREALTNAGVKNLVDFSLVMKEIRKIKTADEIDCLKTAAAIVEGVWYSIWENAKPGVRDTQLSGVATKAGYDMGAESAPPGGWRSGPSTFDRGFHQSSRLLQTGDLLYGSLCGLTYQGYATCTYRTFIVGRKPNAKELDWYKRVKDSIDGVIDAIKPGATTADAAKHFPPASSWGYDEECEVLASEIGHGIGLTQGSTNYDIPIINRQWSLNYPQVFEEGMTIAIESREGETRVGGVRLENMVVVTKDGAEIMDHFPREEILVAPR